The following proteins are encoded in a genomic region of Saccharopolyspora antimicrobica:
- a CDS encoding ArsR/SmtB family transcription factor: MAEQRSLDELRVLAHPLRLRMLSLLTGVAMSAAEVARELGESQANASYHLRRLHEAGLLDIAGEVVIRGGRAKRYRHDPDSGARFLADPAEERQLVVTMAADLPRRAQRWPAGAPGALTDAQVWLDPASWQRALSLARELGELLHSAAVPPRTPGAELISAAVALFPVDSAEAG, encoded by the coding sequence GTGGCAGAACAGCGCTCCTTGGACGAGCTTCGCGTGCTCGCGCATCCGTTGCGGCTTCGGATGCTTTCGCTGCTGACCGGCGTTGCCATGAGCGCCGCCGAGGTCGCGCGGGAGCTGGGGGAGTCGCAGGCGAACGCGAGCTACCACCTGCGGCGGCTGCACGAGGCCGGGTTGCTCGACATCGCCGGTGAGGTGGTGATCCGCGGTGGTCGGGCCAAGCGGTACCGGCACGATCCCGACAGCGGTGCGCGCTTCCTCGCCGATCCGGCCGAGGAGCGGCAGCTGGTGGTCACCATGGCCGCGGACCTGCCACGCCGGGCTCAGCGGTGGCCCGCCGGTGCGCCAGGGGCGTTGACCGATGCGCAGGTGTGGCTGGATCCGGCCAGCTGGCAGCGTGCGCTCTCGCTGGCGCGGGAACTCGGCGAGCTGCTGCACTCCGCCGCGGTGCCGCCCCGGACACCGGGCGCTGAGCTGATCAGCGCAGCTGTCGCGCTGTTCCCGGTCGATTCGGCTGAAGCCGGATGA
- a CDS encoding TIR domain-containing protein, translating to MDESGIRYDAFLSYSHAADRRIAPVLRQGLHQLARRWNQVRALRVFQDKESLAANPDLWDTIDNALRESRFFILLASPEAAASPWVGREVEYWRQQRDQGTFLIALTGGEIVWDEAAGDFDWARTTALPESLRGWFSTEPLWVDLSWARDEPELSLRHSRFRFDVATLAAAVHGTAKEELDSEDVRRYRLATLVRRAVAAALTVLLITVLGLGVRTILLQQQTIEQGQQALSRAVAAKSELMGDSDPELSRLLALAAWRVGGTAEAEAAMSQAAARPGIGRIVSGGSVEAVAFSPDGKILVTGGEEVRVWDAVTRRQVGEIFTGQGGPVRTVRFSPDGETLLTAGQGVPAQLWDIKTGRPSGEPYPKDVSAPWDLIGSITAAFSPDGASLVLGDAGHGVTLWDIASHTAMHTLATPQVDPFRRNMVSASVAFHPSGSSFAALGTDGAVRFWDTATGAQVGEPLPAHPGDNASIVGPVLVFSPDGTLFATGGTDGTIRFWDSTTRRPVGAPITGHTRPDRTNLAQSLAFSPDGRMFAAGSEDGMVRLWDVRTRNLLGTPLSGHTRAVTSLAFSPDGRTLASGAQDGTARLWNVAEHLQLAHPAIEHSGMLYALAFSPDGKTLVTGGDNGETASDHGSMEVCSHDGWDVCYIDHGQATVTGSGMTVLFYRPLDAQPPLPGPPRTLMLWDVAQREAVTDLPTRHRTPVLAVAFSPDGATVAASGMNNGEGGTTLWDHANRTPLAQPLSDELSAVRATAFSPDGGVLVTAGMKAGQEPTALMFWDAKSHELLGAFDAGDIVYAVAFSPDGSILATGNAQGEVRFWDTDTRQPIGEALKGHTGPVGTLAFSPDGTQLASAGDDGAIRLWDVASRRLTGDPLVGHTGAVYSLAFHPDGRTLASGGGDSSVRLWNVLARKQISADHLGHRQPVRAIAFSPDGETVASAGEDAAIRFWDVRAAEDVPAALCETARRTLTPEEWNRHLPGADYLDVCPAR from the coding sequence ATGGACGAGTCCGGAATCCGCTACGACGCGTTTCTGTCCTACAGCCATGCGGCCGACCGGCGGATCGCACCGGTTCTGCGGCAAGGCCTGCACCAGCTGGCCCGGCGGTGGAACCAGGTCCGGGCGTTGCGGGTCTTCCAGGACAAGGAGAGCCTCGCCGCCAATCCTGACCTGTGGGACACCATCGACAACGCGTTGCGCGAATCCCGGTTCTTCATCCTGCTGGCCTCGCCGGAGGCCGCGGCTTCGCCCTGGGTGGGACGGGAGGTCGAGTACTGGCGGCAACAACGGGACCAGGGCACGTTCCTCATCGCCTTGACCGGCGGGGAGATCGTGTGGGACGAAGCCGCTGGCGATTTCGACTGGGCGCGGACCACGGCGTTGCCCGAGTCGCTGCGCGGGTGGTTCTCCACCGAACCGCTGTGGGTCGATCTGTCCTGGGCTCGGGACGAACCCGAGTTGTCGTTGCGGCACAGCCGGTTTCGCTTCGACGTCGCGACGTTGGCCGCTGCGGTGCACGGCACGGCCAAGGAGGAGCTGGACAGCGAGGACGTCCGGCGGTACCGGCTCGCGACATTGGTGCGCCGGGCTGTCGCAGCGGCGTTGACGGTGCTGCTCATCACCGTGCTCGGGCTGGGCGTGCGGACGATCCTCCTGCAGCAGCAGACGATCGAGCAGGGACAGCAGGCGCTGTCCCGGGCCGTGGCGGCCAAGAGCGAGCTCATGGGCGACAGCGATCCTGAACTGTCGCGGCTGCTCGCGCTCGCGGCGTGGCGGGTCGGCGGAACGGCGGAGGCCGAGGCGGCGATGTCGCAGGCGGCCGCGCGTCCCGGGATCGGCCGGATCGTCAGCGGCGGCAGTGTCGAGGCTGTCGCGTTCAGCCCGGACGGCAAGATCCTGGTGACGGGTGGCGAAGAAGTCCGGGTGTGGGACGCCGTCACACGGCGGCAGGTCGGCGAGATCTTCACCGGGCAGGGAGGTCCCGTGCGGACCGTGCGGTTCAGTCCGGACGGCGAGACTTTGCTGACCGCGGGGCAGGGAGTGCCCGCGCAGTTGTGGGACATCAAGACCGGCAGACCATCGGGCGAGCCCTATCCGAAGGACGTGTCCGCACCGTGGGATCTGATCGGCTCGATCACCGCGGCGTTCAGCCCGGACGGCGCGAGCCTCGTCCTCGGCGATGCCGGTCACGGCGTGACGTTGTGGGACATCGCAAGTCACACGGCGATGCACACCCTCGCGACACCGCAGGTCGACCCGTTCCGGCGCAACATGGTGTCCGCGTCGGTCGCCTTCCACCCCAGCGGTTCCTCGTTCGCCGCGCTCGGCACGGACGGCGCGGTCCGGTTCTGGGACACCGCGACCGGCGCCCAGGTCGGCGAACCGCTGCCCGCCCATCCCGGCGACAACGCGAGCATCGTCGGCCCGGTGCTCGTCTTCAGCCCGGACGGAACCCTGTTCGCCACCGGCGGCACGGACGGCACGATCCGGTTCTGGGACAGCACCACCCGCCGGCCGGTCGGCGCGCCCATCACCGGACACACCAGGCCCGACCGCACGAATCTCGCACAATCACTGGCATTCAGCCCCGACGGGCGCATGTTCGCAGCGGGCAGTGAGGACGGCATGGTCCGCCTCTGGGACGTTCGCACCCGGAACCTGCTCGGCACCCCGCTGAGCGGCCACACCCGCGCCGTCACATCACTGGCGTTCAGCCCGGACGGCCGGACGCTGGCCAGCGGCGCGCAGGACGGCACGGCGCGGCTGTGGAACGTGGCCGAACACCTCCAACTCGCCCACCCGGCGATCGAGCACTCCGGCATGCTGTACGCGCTGGCGTTCAGCCCAGACGGCAAGACCCTCGTGACCGGCGGCGACAACGGTGAAACCGCCAGCGACCACGGAAGCATGGAGGTGTGCAGCCACGACGGTTGGGATGTGTGCTACATCGACCACGGCCAGGCCACCGTGACCGGCAGCGGCATGACAGTGCTTTTCTACCGCCCGCTCGACGCGCAGCCGCCGCTGCCCGGACCGCCGCGCACGCTCATGCTGTGGGACGTAGCGCAACGCGAGGCTGTCACCGACCTGCCGACGCGGCACCGTACTCCCGTGCTGGCGGTAGCGTTCAGCCCGGACGGCGCCACCGTGGCCGCCAGCGGCATGAACAACGGAGAAGGCGGCACCACCCTGTGGGACCACGCCAACCGCACCCCACTTGCACAGCCGTTGTCCGACGAGCTGTCGGCGGTCCGCGCCACAGCGTTCAGCCCTGACGGTGGTGTGCTCGTCACCGCGGGCATGAAGGCAGGCCAGGAGCCGACCGCACTCATGTTCTGGGACGCCAAGAGCCACGAGCTGCTGGGCGCTTTCGACGCCGGCGACATCGTCTACGCAGTGGCGTTCAGCCCCGACGGGTCGATCTTGGCCACCGGCAACGCCCAAGGGGAGGTCCGGTTCTGGGACACCGACACCAGGCAGCCGATCGGCGAAGCGCTGAAAGGCCACACCGGGCCGGTGGGCACCCTGGCCTTCAGCCCGGACGGCACGCAACTGGCCAGCGCGGGCGACGACGGCGCGATCCGGCTGTGGGACGTGGCCTCCCGGCGGCTGACCGGAGATCCGCTGGTCGGGCACACGGGCGCGGTGTACTCCCTGGCGTTCCACCCGGACGGCCGGACGCTGGCCAGCGGGGGCGGGGACAGTTCGGTACGACTGTGGAACGTGCTGGCACGCAAGCAGATCAGCGCCGATCACCTGGGCCACCGGCAGCCCGTCCGCGCGATCGCGTTCAGCCCGGACGGCGAGACCGTGGCCAGTGCGGGAGAGGACGCGGCCATCCGGTTCTGGGACGTCCGCGCCGCCGAAGATGTCCCCGCCGCGCTGTGCGAGACAGCTCGGCGCACCCTCACCCCTGAAGAGTGGAACCGGCACTTGCCCGGGGCGGACTACCTGGACGTGTGCCCAGCCCGGTAG
- a CDS encoding DUF3100 domain-containing protein produces MSGTTVARGTRRPVRSSRSRFVLLALALTAAAEAIGSHKISIGLGAITLFPIIWGLVLGAVVSIQRFRPVPIGLQKASTYLVEAGVLLLGVRLAFVVGHELPVLKQASAALLLQELGHLFGTVALSLPLAVLLRMGRSAVGACFSIDREASFAMVSERFGPDSDEYRGVLGMYIFGSVVGALYVTLLASFLAGTGWLDPLALAMGTGVGSGSVMAASSAAIAAQYPEMANQIVAVAAVSNLVTTLLGLYVGMFVALPLADRFYRLLTRGRTIEAAAPRVTAVAEPGSGEAVRIRPLIAILLVLLAMVVSNVVHTGGLQPRSLLGFALVAAVVLVGLGVKKLTGLPAVAGTSVLAILLTSPISPVADAVLSLIEPIEFLAMATPILVFAGLSIGKDVPALKRIGWRIVPVGLTSFAASFLISALIAQALL; encoded by the coding sequence ATGTCCGGCACCACGGTCGCGCGGGGAACCCGGCGCCCGGTCCGCTCATCGCGCAGCCGATTCGTCCTGCTCGCGCTCGCCCTGACCGCCGCTGCCGAGGCCATCGGAAGTCACAAGATCTCCATCGGGCTGGGCGCGATCACGCTCTTCCCGATCATCTGGGGGCTGGTGCTCGGCGCGGTGGTGAGCATCCAGCGGTTCCGCCCCGTCCCGATCGGGTTGCAGAAGGCGTCGACCTACCTGGTGGAAGCGGGCGTGCTGCTGCTCGGCGTGCGCCTGGCCTTCGTGGTCGGGCACGAGCTGCCGGTGCTCAAGCAGGCCAGCGCCGCGCTGCTGCTGCAGGAACTCGGCCACCTCTTCGGCACGGTCGCGCTGTCGCTGCCGCTGGCCGTGCTGCTGCGGATGGGCCGCTCGGCGGTGGGCGCCTGCTTCTCCATCGACCGCGAGGCGTCCTTCGCGATGGTCTCCGAGCGGTTCGGCCCCGACTCCGACGAGTACCGGGGCGTGCTCGGCATGTACATCTTCGGCAGCGTCGTCGGGGCGCTCTACGTGACGCTGCTGGCGAGCTTCCTGGCCGGGACCGGCTGGCTGGACCCGCTGGCGCTGGCGATGGGCACCGGCGTCGGTTCCGGCTCGGTCATGGCCGCGTCGTCGGCGGCCATCGCCGCCCAGTACCCGGAGATGGCGAACCAGATCGTGGCGGTGGCTGCGGTCAGCAACCTGGTGACCACGCTGCTCGGGCTCTACGTCGGCATGTTCGTCGCGCTCCCGCTGGCCGACCGCTTCTACCGGCTGCTGACCCGCGGCCGCACGATCGAGGCGGCCGCGCCCCGGGTGACCGCGGTGGCCGAACCCGGCAGCGGCGAAGCGGTCCGGATCCGGCCGCTGATCGCGATCCTGCTCGTGCTGCTGGCCATGGTGGTTTCCAACGTCGTGCACACCGGTGGACTCCAGCCGCGCTCCCTGCTCGGGTTCGCGCTGGTCGCGGCGGTGGTCCTCGTCGGTCTCGGCGTCAAGAAGCTGACCGGCCTGCCCGCGGTCGCCGGCACCTCGGTGCTGGCCATCCTGCTCACCTCGCCGATCTCACCGGTGGCCGATGCGGTGCTGTCGTTGATCGAACCGATCGAGTTCCTCGCGATGGCCACTCCGATCCTGGTCTTCGCGGGGCTGAGCATCGGCAAGGACGTGCCCGCGCTCAAGCGCATCGGCTGGCGGATCGTCCCGGTGGGGCTGACCTCGTTCGCCGCGTCGTTCCTCATCTCGGCGCTGATCGCGCAAGCACTGCTCTGA
- a CDS encoding GntR family transcriptional regulator, whose product MARNLLPALPSTSRRHQVADVLRAAIVDGTLRPGDKLTERDLAADLDISRAPIREALRQLEQEGLVVSYPYRGTEVLGISQQEVTEILVPIRLTLERFAVRTVHPLLTEDDFAHLTALVDRMTQLAEAADHAGLADADVEFHRFLITRAGQPHCLQLWNVIEPRVMAQFRRDAPAHPSPKAVADQHARLLEALRADDVEAACEAVAAHIHEMPATPAKR is encoded by the coding sequence ATGGCCAGAAACCTCCTGCCCGCCCTGCCCTCGACCTCGCGCCGCCACCAGGTCGCCGACGTGCTCCGCGCGGCGATCGTGGACGGCACGCTGCGACCGGGCGACAAGCTCACCGAGCGGGACCTCGCGGCGGACCTGGACATCAGCCGCGCGCCGATCCGCGAAGCGCTGCGCCAGCTGGAGCAGGAAGGCCTGGTCGTCTCCTACCCGTACCGCGGCACCGAGGTGCTGGGCATCTCGCAGCAGGAGGTCACCGAGATCCTGGTGCCGATCCGCCTGACCCTGGAGCGCTTCGCGGTCCGCACGGTGCACCCGCTGCTCACCGAGGACGACTTCGCGCACCTGACGGCACTGGTCGACCGGATGACCCAGCTCGCCGAGGCGGCCGACCACGCGGGCCTGGCCGACGCCGACGTCGAGTTCCACCGGTTCCTGATCACCAGGGCGGGCCAGCCGCACTGCCTGCAGCTGTGGAACGTCATCGAACCCCGGGTGATGGCCCAGTTCCGCCGGGACGCCCCGGCCCACCCGTCCCCGAAGGCGGTCGCGGACCAGCACGCCCGCCTCCTCGAAGCCCTCCGCGCAGACGACGTGGAAGCGGCCTGCGAAGCAGTCGCGGCCCACATCCACGAAATGCCGGCTACGCCTGCGAAGCGCTGA
- a CDS encoding Lrp/AsnC family transcriptional regulator, translated as MQDHAELDEVDLALVNALQIHPRAPWSLIGGVLGIDPVTAARRWARLEHTGLAWISAYPPTTPAQATAFVELVCEPGRGVEVARELAADPQAMTIDVTAGGRDVLVTVSTPDPQTLSSYLLERMSRVGHLQQVRSHPAVRIYTEASRWRLRALDHDQVARMAWDPGTTTGLVSLTEQDWAIAVALAADGRAPVAALAEAAGTSTSTVRRRMARMLASRQLRLRCELARTQSGWPVYAWFFARVPPAHLDDTARALARIPEVRAVTSTAGPHNLIIAVWQRSLADVQDLETHMSRRLPNLDIVDRSIVVRPVKLVGRLLDERGHATGSVPLDTRRNP; from the coding sequence ATGCAGGATCACGCCGAACTGGACGAAGTCGATCTCGCGCTGGTCAACGCGTTGCAGATCCACCCGCGCGCGCCCTGGTCGCTGATCGGCGGTGTGCTCGGCATCGACCCGGTCACCGCGGCCCGCAGGTGGGCGCGGCTGGAGCACACCGGGCTGGCCTGGATCTCCGCCTATCCCCCGACCACGCCCGCCCAGGCCACGGCCTTCGTCGAGCTGGTCTGCGAACCGGGACGCGGGGTGGAGGTGGCGCGCGAACTGGCCGCCGACCCGCAGGCCATGACCATCGACGTGACCGCGGGCGGGCGCGACGTGCTCGTCACCGTCAGCACCCCGGACCCGCAGACGCTGTCGAGCTACTTGCTGGAGCGGATGAGCCGGGTCGGCCACCTCCAGCAGGTGCGCAGCCACCCGGCGGTGCGGATCTACACCGAGGCCAGCCGCTGGCGGTTGCGCGCGCTCGACCACGACCAGGTCGCGCGGATGGCCTGGGATCCCGGCACCACGACCGGACTGGTCTCGCTGACCGAGCAGGACTGGGCGATCGCGGTGGCCCTGGCCGCCGACGGGCGCGCCCCGGTCGCGGCGCTCGCCGAAGCGGCCGGCACCAGCACGAGCACGGTGCGGCGGCGGATGGCCCGGATGCTGGCCAGCCGGCAGCTCCGGCTGCGCTGCGAACTCGCCCGGACGCAGTCCGGCTGGCCGGTGTACGCGTGGTTCTTCGCCCGCGTGCCCCCGGCCCACCTCGACGACACCGCGCGCGCTCTCGCCCGCATCCCGGAGGTCCGCGCGGTGACCTCGACGGCCGGTCCGCACAACCTGATCATCGCGGTCTGGCAGCGGTCGCTGGCCGACGTCCAGGACCTGGAGACGCACATGAGCAGGCGGCTGCCGAACCTCGACATCGTCGACCGCAGCATCGTCGTGCGGCCGGTTAAGCTCGTCGGCCGGCTCCTCGACGAACGCGGCCACGCGACCGGTTCCGTCCCGCTCGACACCCGCCGCAACCCGTGA
- a CDS encoding nucleotidyltransferase domain-containing protein — protein sequence MDSTARHERAQQVVTELCDWADTRPDVLALALVGSYARPPGAETAESDVDIIVVTSDPGRYTDGTGNLPPVLELPLLRAKQWGVVAERRSRHATTGLVVELNITTPVWAATEPEVDGGTRRVVRDGIRVLRDRDGLLAKLIDACAA from the coding sequence ATGGACAGCACCGCGCGGCACGAGCGGGCCCAGCAGGTGGTGACCGAGTTGTGCGATTGGGCCGACACCCGGCCCGACGTGCTGGCCCTGGCGCTGGTCGGCTCCTACGCGCGCCCGCCGGGGGCGGAGACAGCTGAGTCCGATGTGGACATCATCGTGGTGACCTCGGATCCGGGCCGCTACACCGACGGCACCGGGAACCTGCCGCCGGTGCTGGAACTTCCGCTGCTGCGCGCGAAGCAGTGGGGCGTGGTGGCGGAGCGGCGATCGCGCCACGCGACGACCGGGCTGGTGGTGGAGCTCAACATCACGACACCCGTCTGGGCGGCCACGGAACCGGAGGTGGACGGCGGCACGCGCCGGGTGGTGCGCGACGGAATCCGAGTGCTGCGCGACCGCGACGGGCTCTTGGCGAAGCTGATCGACGCCTGCGCGGCCTGA
- a CDS encoding MFS transporter: MSSSGLSRPLAHRAFRLLAGGRTAAEFGNAVAPVVIAFAVLDLTGSVVDIGIVVGVRSLANVALLLLGGVLADRLPRSAILQGAQFGAAVSQALVAASVLFGFASIPLLVLLGAGNGAAAALSLPAAASLTPRTVPAHLLTQANALLRLGVNGGRITGVSVGGALAATSGSGAALVGNAVAFALAALFFRGVRLPHVALPGRARPLAEIREGWREFRSRRWVWVVVAQCMVINAVTAGALTVIGPVIADQTFGRAAWGLALAAQTAGAFAGGIVAARWQPKRALGFGVAVGMLEVLPLIVLSQPPSVLLLLPAMFVTGFALEQFAVAWEVSLQQNVPEDKLARVYSYDMLGSFIALPVGEVAAGPLAEGIGTAPVLLGGALAVLIVTGLALAVEDVRTLTRKAAAPS; the protein is encoded by the coding sequence ATGAGTTCCAGCGGGCTGTCCCGGCCGCTGGCCCACCGGGCCTTCCGCCTGCTCGCCGGGGGCCGGACCGCCGCTGAGTTCGGCAACGCGGTCGCACCGGTGGTGATCGCCTTCGCCGTGCTGGATCTGACCGGCTCGGTGGTGGACATCGGGATCGTCGTCGGGGTGCGCTCGCTGGCCAACGTCGCGCTGCTGCTGCTCGGCGGGGTGCTGGCAGATCGGTTGCCCAGGTCGGCGATCCTGCAGGGCGCCCAGTTCGGCGCCGCCGTCAGCCAGGCGCTGGTGGCGGCGAGCGTCCTCTTCGGATTCGCGTCCATCCCGCTGCTGGTACTGCTCGGCGCGGGCAACGGTGCGGCCGCTGCGCTGTCCCTGCCCGCGGCGGCTTCGCTCACGCCGAGGACCGTGCCCGCACACCTGCTCACCCAGGCCAACGCCCTGCTGCGGCTGGGGGTGAACGGCGGGCGGATCACCGGGGTGTCGGTCGGCGGTGCGCTGGCCGCGACGAGCGGTTCCGGTGCCGCGCTGGTCGGCAACGCGGTGGCGTTCGCTCTCGCGGCGTTGTTCTTCCGGGGAGTGCGGTTGCCGCACGTCGCGCTCCCGGGACGAGCGCGGCCTCTCGCCGAGATCCGCGAGGGCTGGCGGGAGTTCAGGTCCCGGCGCTGGGTCTGGGTGGTCGTGGCGCAGTGCATGGTGATCAACGCGGTCACCGCCGGTGCGCTGACGGTGATCGGCCCGGTGATCGCCGACCAGACGTTCGGCCGGGCTGCGTGGGGACTGGCGCTGGCCGCGCAGACGGCGGGCGCCTTCGCCGGTGGGATAGTCGCGGCCCGGTGGCAGCCGAAGCGGGCGCTGGGCTTCGGCGTCGCGGTCGGGATGCTCGAAGTGCTGCCGCTGATCGTGCTGTCGCAGCCGCCATCGGTGCTCCTGCTGCTGCCGGCCATGTTCGTGACCGGATTCGCGCTGGAGCAGTTCGCCGTGGCGTGGGAGGTCTCGCTGCAGCAGAACGTCCCGGAGGACAAGCTCGCGCGGGTCTACTCCTACGACATGCTCGGCTCGTTCATCGCGCTGCCGGTCGGTGAGGTGGCCGCGGGTCCGCTCGCCGAAGGCATCGGCACCGCACCGGTCCTGCTCGGCGGCGCACTCGCCGTCCTCATCGTCACCGGTCTGGCCCTGGCGGTCGAGGACGTCCGCACGCTCACCCGGAAGGCGGCTGCACCGAGCTAG
- a CDS encoding amidohydrolase translates to MGGQEIRVDVVALGDAVRAEQQRWRERLVQLSRSLHAEPELAFAEHRSVEKVTELLGAAGFAVEPGPDDVPTAFTAVRGSGEFTVGICAEYDALPEIGHACGHNIIASAAVGAAIGLAAAADDLGIRVKVIGTPAEEHGGGKVLLLERGVFDDVTVAMMVHPGQADVHPAAFASQAVTRFAVTYAGRASHAAAAPHQGINAADAAVVAQVAIGLLRQQTTGDCRIGLFVREGGAVTNIIPEKAVVDCEVRAFDVETMSALQERVMACFDAGARASGATMTVELTEPLYADLVQEPAMSDRFAAHVEALGRSLRETHGMRGGSTDMGNVSHVVPSIHPSIAIIGCEHPPHTRGFAAAAATPAGDDAAVDGAAAMALTAVDVAADPVLRQKFLDEHAARRTSAAT, encoded by the coding sequence GTGGGCGGTCAGGAGATCCGGGTCGACGTCGTGGCACTCGGAGATGCCGTGCGGGCCGAGCAGCAGCGCTGGCGGGAGCGCCTCGTGCAGCTCAGCCGCAGCCTGCACGCGGAGCCGGAGCTGGCCTTCGCCGAGCACCGCTCGGTGGAGAAGGTCACCGAGCTGCTCGGCGCGGCGGGCTTCGCGGTGGAACCGGGTCCGGACGACGTTCCGACGGCGTTCACCGCGGTGCGCGGCAGCGGGGAGTTCACCGTCGGCATCTGCGCCGAGTACGACGCGCTGCCCGAGATCGGGCACGCCTGCGGGCACAACATCATCGCCTCGGCCGCGGTCGGCGCCGCCATCGGGCTGGCCGCCGCCGCCGACGATCTCGGGATCCGGGTCAAGGTGATCGGAACTCCCGCCGAGGAGCACGGCGGCGGCAAGGTCCTGCTGCTGGAGCGGGGCGTCTTCGACGACGTCACCGTGGCGATGATGGTGCACCCCGGGCAGGCCGACGTGCACCCGGCGGCTTTCGCCAGCCAGGCGGTGACCCGGTTCGCGGTGACCTACGCGGGCCGGGCTTCGCACGCCGCTGCCGCGCCGCACCAGGGGATCAACGCCGCCGACGCCGCAGTCGTCGCCCAGGTGGCGATCGGGTTGTTGCGCCAGCAGACCACGGGCGACTGCCGGATCGGCCTGTTCGTGCGGGAGGGCGGCGCGGTCACCAACATCATCCCGGAGAAGGCGGTCGTGGACTGCGAGGTGCGGGCATTCGACGTCGAGACGATGTCCGCCCTGCAGGAGCGGGTGATGGCCTGCTTCGACGCCGGAGCGCGGGCCAGCGGCGCGACGATGACGGTCGAGCTCACCGAACCGCTCTACGCCGACCTGGTGCAGGAACCGGCGATGTCCGACCGGTTCGCCGCGCACGTCGAGGCGCTGGGCCGGAGCCTGCGCGAGACCCACGGCATGCGCGGCGGATCGACGGACATGGGCAACGTCTCGCACGTGGTGCCCAGCATCCACCCGTCCATCGCGATCATCGGCTGCGAGCACCCACCGCACACCCGCGGTTTCGCAGCCGCCGCAGCGACCCCGGCCGGTGATGACGCCGCGGTGGACGGTGCTGCCGCGATGGCGCTGACCGCCGTGGACGTCGCCGCCGACCCGGTGCTGCGGCAGAAGTTCCTGGACGAGCACGCCGCGCGCCGGACCTCGGCGGCGACATGA
- a CDS encoding nucleoside triphosphate pyrophosphohydrolase family protein, whose translation MDLLDYQRQCRAFDNHEPGLAPLVLGLVSEAGEIAAELEKAARQDPSRRTEAQLRQRVLEEAGDVLWNLTRVIDTLGSTLPEVAAANIAHLRDRYREAGIPLRPVTG comes from the coding sequence GTGGATCTGCTCGACTACCAGCGCCAGTGCCGCGCCTTCGACAACCACGAACCGGGGCTGGCGCCGCTGGTCCTGGGTCTGGTGAGCGAGGCCGGTGAGATCGCCGCCGAACTGGAGAAGGCGGCCCGCCAGGACCCGTCGAGGCGAACCGAAGCCCAGCTGCGCCAACGCGTCCTGGAAGAGGCGGGCGACGTCCTCTGGAACCTGACGCGCGTGATCGACACGCTCGGTTCGACCCTGCCGGAGGTCGCTGCGGCCAACATCGCGCACCTGCGCGACCGCTACCGCGAGGCCGGGATCCCGCTGCGCCCGGTCACCGGCTGA